DNA sequence from the Oryza brachyantha chromosome 5, ObraRS2, whole genome shotgun sequence genome:
TGGCGGCCGCCATAGCTCGCCATATAGGTGGCTCCACCACTGGCTGGGGTCATTGATGAACCACCGAATTTGCTATTCTTTGTCACTCTAGATTTGCGACGCAATCATAGGgatgaagaggaggaggacgcggtTCCTCTGACTTAAGTCAGAGGGACGTGGGGCCCTGATGTCCGCCCCTCTGACTTAATCCCGTTCCAAGAGGAGGATGGCTCCCAAGCCGGCAGGTGGTTGGCGGTGACCTCTTGCACTACACCACCGATGGCCAAAACCTCCAAAGTAGACATGGCAGCCCTAAATTTGCTAAGCTTTTTATTGTAATGCCGCATAAATGCCACGTAGACGCCAGACAGATAGCAAGGCTCCACGTCAGATGAAACTACCCTCAAAACTTCTCAGGAAGGCAAAAACAAGGCAGTATTAATCACATATTGAGAGAGATGTTGTACCCTGGTTTTACAATGAAGGGAAGAAAATCCAGCTGGGGTTATAGTTGAGGGAGGAAATATACACTTCTTTTTTCCAAACAAGAAAGGCAACACGGCCCATGAGTGACGGATGCTCATCGGGAAGCCCAACATCACCATTGTCTCGCCATCACGGTGGATGCAATCGGCAATAATGGGCGTAAACTGGCGTGgcaaaataaattgtaatgTGACATTTACTTTGACCAAAACGCACTAAATCGTACATAATTTGTAAGTTTTTATACTAGCAACAATATTACACAGATGTAGGCTTCTTTCTTCTTACAATCGAACATGTGCATCCACCAATTGGCAGCGATTACGAAATgcaccgaaaaaaaaaagggtatcGTTATTATTGCTACATGTTATAGTTCATCCTTTCCTGTCTAAAATGGTTTAACCGGGCAGTCGTCAGGGATtacaaacaattaattaatgttacGGTAGCCGGCTGAGTGCAGACAGAGTTTTTACAGGTCATCCCCTCTTACAACACCATATACACAACAATTTCGACAAAATGATGAGGTTATTTGATCGATTGAATGATTGATTGgtttcatcttttttctctttgtaaTAATATGATCTGATCCCTTGCTTCTTCACACAGAGGGTGTAGCATTTACCTTTTGCAAGGGGCTACACTCATAACTGGAGTGCAATTCTCATGGCCCGATGGTGCCGGTGTCGAAGTAGAGCGTCGTCCCGGAGGAGGATCCTCCGGTGACCCCCTCCATGAGCGCGAACCGCATGTCCTCCGATGGCTTCCAGTGCCTCTTCCTCTGGTTGATGAACCAGTTGTTGATCTGCTTCGGGTCGAGGCCGGTCATCGCGGCCAGCCTCACCTTATCCTCTTCCTATGAACAATTTGAACATCAATCaaccaatatatatgtatatgtggaAGATGAGTAGGCGTCAGGTTGATCAAGTGTGGGTTGGAGGCTTTTCGCGACATCGCTTACCGTAGGGTAGGGCCAACGGTAGTGTGTGTTCCACCACTCCATCAGAGCCGACCGCGCGTCTTTCGGTAGCTTccctttcttcctcttcttcaagAACTCGGACCGGAGGCGGCTGAGGCACCCGCTGTACTTCTTGAGCAACATCTCCTTGAGCTCATGGTCAGCCAAGCGGGAGCTGTGTTCTTGCCCAAAATCAGCTGCATCAGCATCTCCTGAGCACGGCTCGTCTTCCGAGGATCCCACCATTTCATCTTGCAAGCACATGCTCCAAATCAGAGATACTTTTAAACAAAATGTCATCTACAGTACAACTTTAAGCTCAGATGATGTGGCAGAAGTACAGTTTAGGAGAGATTCAACCTTGAACAATGAAAACAGCAAACTCATCTTCACAAACAGAACAAGTGCCCACAATCATCAGCAAGCAAGATAATGCAGAGATTACAGAAAATCAACTGTTTTCACTATGCAGTGTCATAACCAATGAACCATCAGACACTTAACAACCGGCTATTTATTTAGGCAGAGGTTATAGTCAGAATAGTTCTTAAATTCTCTCATGAATAGGCAAACAGAGTTACTTGAGTGCTGAAAGTTTCAAGCCTTACACTATATTGGACAATATTATTACATACAACAGGGAGACGCATGTAGTCACATGTTATAGTATTATTGAACACCCACATATTCTCTATGATTGGTGGTGTGAATGTtggataatattttctttcctgACTTACTATTATCAGTCAATGAAATAGGCAACAGCTTGTCTGAGGAAACAGGATCAAAATCAGGTGAATTTGATTGGACAAAAGTACAATCTAGGGCCAGAACTGGTAGTTTGGAAATACTCCAGAATAAAGCTATTATAGAATGCAACTCCCGTAACACCATCaataagtcaaaaaaaaatacaaacatttGGATGGAAATGACATAGACAATGTACTGTGCACCTGTCTTAATTGCTAATCACCCATTTTAAGTTATCATCTTACCAATGGCTCATTTTCATTATCCAGTGCTTCATGCTGAACCTCTTAGCTTTCAGGTCATACTTTTAGCTTAGAACACTCTTAACAACTAACCAAGAATCATTCCAGTGTGCGTTATGACATTTAATTCTACTTGCTGTGGAAGTAAAAATGAGAGTCTAAGGCTACTAGTGCACATAATTCCTTTATGAAGTTACCGAACTTAGGCCCAGGATTCATAATATCTCGAGATCTACAATCTACATATGGTCCTATTTCATCCAATTCacatcaaacaaaagaaacaatatGATTACAGCAActcatttgatattttttagactagAACCATTTTTTTGTCAAGTGGTGCAAAATGTAAAATAAGAACCGCCTCCTCAGCTTCAAAACTAGAAGTAAAAATTTTGTGCtcctatttcaaaatataaggtaTGCACgcaaaataaaccattttaCTTTCCCCTCAGTTATCTTCTCTTCCCCTGCAATTTTCATGAGTAATCACTCACACTATGTCACTAGTGTTGGTCTCTAATGCCCCCAAACATTAGCAAGGATATATATCATGATTATTTCCTTCTACAATTCACTCAATTATACCATCCTCTTATCtcatacatgtttgactaaaATATGGATTGTAAGAAAGGATGGAGAGTACTacttttttaactatatattgTGATTTATGCTTAGCAGTGAATTGTATGTCATGCTTGTAAACATGATACCCTGGCAATTGATGAGAGGGAGGCAATAaggaattatttaaatatgagaACTAAAACAATATTTGACTTACAGTTAGAATAGTTCTTCACAGAACAAGTAAATCTGACTAACTTGTACACAATTAAGGTTGTTATGCATATAGAATATAactccataaacttagaattTTAGAACACATTAACTACTAGTCCATCACCAATCCAccataaactatatataattacCTGTTGTTActatacttaaaaaatcatgaaaactCTCATCATTACATCTATCTTGGaaccactctctctctctctctctctcacacacacacacacacacagatatATATAACAGAGCTTGTCTCAACTAGAATAAGAATAGTAGTAACTTATGAAACCTGAGCAAACTAAGCATATGtgatatgtatgtatgcattcTAAATGGATATAAATCATAACTTTGtttacttttttctttcaagaGTCCATAAATAGGTTTATTGAAATGATTCCAGGTACCAATAGTTATGCATGTGATCATCTGTTTAATTAGTGATAATAGATGTATATCTATACGCATATACAGTTGCATCATGCAAACTAAGAAATCACATGTGTGGGGAGAGTAGAGAAAGACTGGTAGAAAAATGTGTTATAgttttcaaacaaacaaaaataattaagaaagcTTTGAGCTCATGTTTATTTCCCTATGGAATGAGGGGCTAGGGGAGTAGGGGTACAAAGAGAACGATTCATAGCATTTTTGCAATCCAATTCCTTTATTCAGAACGATATGACATGAATATTTTCCCAATGAACAAAAtcatccaaaatttatataaaatttctccaaTCCAAAGGAGCTTTGAGGATGAATTTAGAGGAAACAGACAATCTTTTACCAAGTAGATCAATATGTCAAAATCTAAACATCACACAAAATGGGGTGTTCTATGCTTCCAACTCTATTTTACTTCAACTTGcaaatttatatatcaatttgttttatttaattcccTGGTCACCAATATAAGGTAACTGaattcgataaaaaaaaatcaggtaaCTGAAATAATTAAGCTCCTAAGCAGCATGCACGCAGTAGTATTTTtctcatctatttttaaaataacatcaTTTTTATGCTTTTCCTTACAGCTGATGAGTGGAGCCAGGcccattaaaaatttattgaacAAATATCATATTTCACGCTCCTTTAATTTGTAGTAACGTGCATGCATATTTCTACCTGACATTGTCACCAACATATACTACTaaaaagcaaagaaaagaagatgGGAACTATTCTAACCACAGTTACTACTGTTCGTGCAAGGTAGTATTTACATTTCCATGTTAGCAGTGTTCTGGCACTCAGTAATAAAATGTCCTTTTGCCCTTTGTGTTTTTTTGGGCGCAGTTGTTTTGACTTAATTAAGCGCATGTGAAATTTCGAGAAGCTAGCTTATGTGCAtggcctcatcttttcgcttatgttgtGCTTATAGGgtaaaatttggagttgattctGGGgcttttcatcgtagtttatttttatctttgcttttagatcgctaagaacatgtttataaaatttattcataaatgttttggtttttccttgaaaaagccaaatgatcacCTGAATTTTGCAGGAAGACGTGACAATTCAAGGGAGTTGTGGATGTATaatagcttaattaattatttgtaaTGTCTTAGTTGAGAATCATCATTCAAACCAAGAGCTTGTTAATCTGATctttcaaaaaacaaaaagagcTTGTTAACCTCTTTCACACTTTTGACTAGAAATGAGCCTAAAGAGCATTGACAATATTGGTACATTCAGTAACTTTTAAACACCAAACGTGCATCCTGCCACAATCTCGTGTTATTGTCAAATCGAGAGATATTATTCGTCTCCATCATTTCACTTATGCCTATGCTTATGACTTTACTTATCCGtaaaccaaaagaaaatttatgagtaaaactgTCTTTAGCAATTCAAAGGAAatactgtaaaataaatttcgatgaaaaaaatcacaaaatctcCAAAATGAATCTTTAAATTCAGATTTGAGTtacaagcataaacataagcaaaacaatCGGATGATTAAGAGCAATGTACCAAACTGTgaatttcaaaaacaaaaaacagaattccattatctaaaaaagcaTAAAACAGAAACGCCCAGCCCAAAACAAATTGTATGTCGGTAACAAGAAGCAAAACCAAGGAAATCCTTGCGTGATTGAAGCTGTATGAAGCCGAAGCATGCAAAATCTTTTTACCTGACCCACACACCAGCTAGAAAAAATTTCACCATGGGGGCACAACTGCACTAGTAGTGTAGTAGTAATAACCAGCATGCAAGAGCAAGATTCTCTTTTCACAAAGCCATCCAATCCAAGCAGTGCCACTGCCACTGCCACTACCTAGCTAGCAGCTCCCCCACCATGAccaaccatgcatgcaagctCACTCACATCACTCCCTCTCAagttccatccatccatccatccatccatcacaaAGTCTATAATGGCAGCTACCTCCATAGACtttgagagagaaagagagagagaggggggaagaGACAGAAGCATGGCCATGGCCTTTGCACAGAAGCTTGGTCGACAAAACCCTACACGGAGCACACTCCCAGAGCTGCTTTACTCGCCTGACACTGCTGTGCCCCATTTGCATGGACACGATTTGACCTCTCAAGAACACCCACACGCTCGCACGCATTCATCGCCAAAAACATGCAATGCATCCGTCAGCCTCTCACATGAATGAAACCACTGCAATAATGCACTTGGGGGTAGCTAGCTCCATGCCTAGCTCAGCTCTCgagctcgagctagctagctgcaccgTGCAACAGTAGTCGATCGAGcacatgatcgatcgatgcaatGGGCAGAGCTATTGATTAGTTGGTTAATTAGGCGCCATTGGTTAGTTGATTAATTACTCACCGGAGTTgtcggtcggcggcggcgccgcgccgccgccgcagaggGTGGCGAGCTGCGTGTGGATGCCGGTGAGGAAGGAGGCCGCCTCGTCGAACGGCCGCGAGAGCTCCTCCTTGTACCGCTCCAGCACCCGGCAGTACGTCTCCTGCGCCGGCGAGCCAGATGATGTTTGTTATTCACCACATGTAATAACAGCCCCCACGAATTGGAAGCTCCGACGAGCGAGGTAGGTAGCTTGCTACCATGAACTCGTCGAGCTCCGGGTCGAGGCCgatctccccgccgccgccgccgccgccgccgccgccgctgcttccGCCCCCGCGCCCGTCCCTGCCGATCTCCTCCAGCAGCGTGGCAACCTCCGGCGGCGCGCCCACCTGGCGGCAAATCAAGAACCAAGAATTGAAGCCACGCAAGCAAGCAGGCATACAGATGTATTGAGGATCAATCATCTTTCATGGGATGCATGGCGATCGAGCTCAGCAGCTACCGCATGCAGCAGAGAGGAAccggaagaggaggaagaagaaagaagctAGCGGCCGGAATGAGTCCAATTATTGGACATGGACGGACCTTGCGGCATTCGATGTAGGCGGAGAGGAGCGAGGGGTAGCTCGGGTGGCCGGCGATCTGCGCCTTCATCAGCTCCGTCAGatccgcggccgcggccgccgccggcggcgggggcggcggcggcgagctcccccCTCCGGCGACCCCGGACGCCTCGCTGGCCGCTCCCCCGCCGCGCGAGATTCCCGGGTGGATGCTGTACAGATCCTCCATATCCAAATTCcaatcccctcctcccccacctcaCCCGTACCCTCACCTCACCTCTAGCTAGCCACCTACCTAGCCAAGAAGCTTAGcttagctaagctagctagctacctcctcctcctcctcatctacTGTACATCTCCACACATACTAACACCAAAGCACCAGCAGTTTGAAAGGGAGCACCAGTCCCAGCTTtccaagaacaagaagaagagaaaagcaAAGCTACACCATGCAGGaagagggaagaagaagatgattaCAATCTACGGGTGTGTGGGGAATTTGGCAGCGGATTGCACTGCAGCcagctctgctgctgctgctgctgctgctgctcagatcagaagaagaagaagaaggagcagcagctgcttctgCAGGGTGCACTTGTGGGTAGCAGCGGGATACATGGGTGTGCGGCtgcttgctttgct
Encoded proteins:
- the LOC102702660 gene encoding homeobox protein knotted-1-like 10, with amino-acid sequence MEDLYSIHPGISRGGGAASEASGVAGGGSSPPPPPPPAAAAAADLTELMKAQIAGHPSYPSLLSAYIECRKVGAPPEVATLLEEIGRDGRGGGSSGGGGGGGGGGEIGLDPELDEFMETYCRVLERYKEELSRPFDEAASFLTGIHTQLATLCGGGAAPPPTDNSDEMVGSSEDEPCSGDADAADFGQEHSSRLADHELKEMLLKKYSGCLSRLRSEFLKKRKKGKLPKDARSALMEWWNTHYRWPYPTEEDKVRLAAMTGLDPKQINNWFINQRKRHWKPSEDMRFALMEGVTGGSSSGTTLYFDTGTIGP